GTCCTCTAACGTAACAACCAAAAACAGTAACCAACCTGTCGTTAACATAAAATACATGTCGTTTACATTCTTAAACAAAATTCttaaacaaaaccgacttcaatttacatcgaccaGTAGGTTTAgtacaatacatattattatggaTAGCTCGAAAACTACTTGTCAGATCATTTTAGAAAAAGAAGAGAAATTGACGCGGGAACACGACAAgcattaaaaagtataatcaaaatcagtacatttagtaaaaagttatgagattaacaccacataaaatatacagtcgcatcgagaatctcctccttttttgaagtcggttaaataagtacaaaattaatCCCAATGGAGCTCCCTAAGAATAACCttcaattaacattttttacgtaaaagtAAATCTTATCCAAGGTGAGATGAGCTTCACCCGAATAACTCTCTGTAGAGTGCTGATTGCAACTATATTAATGGATGGAGGCCCAGCCTACTTCATTAAAGCGTACAAACAAGAGGGGGTGCGGATAGGCTCTTTATCTCATCACCCTCTTAACCTTCGCGCTACCCTATACATTGAGATGACGCCGGGCTTAGTCACCTTTAAATTGAATcgtgtacaaatattatttttactcttAACCGGCTGCGACAGGCCGataagtatttctttttttgcagtaattttagtatttttgagTAATTGTACTTTACTTTCGAAACATCgcttagttaaattttaatacgcTGACATGATGAAGTCAGATGTgtattatcttaaaaataaagcgttaTTAGCAATTTTTGGGTGTATACTTctcataaaagataaaaatatttctttgaacTCTTATTATGATGCAAAGGTTTAATTGATAGCTTAGTGAATTCTATTCAGCTTTGGCAAATgggtaaaatataataacaatattctcCGAAAACTAAATGATAATTCTGCTTGTTTCGTTTCCATGGAAACTagctttgattattattatacgttttctttttaaccgacttccaaaaaaggaggaggttctcaattcgactgtttttttttttttttttttttatgtatgttacatcagaacttttgactgggtggagcgatttcgacaaattttcttttaatcgaaaggtggtgtgtgccaattggtcccatttaaatttatttgagatctaacaactacttttcgagctatatctaataatgcgtttttacttgacgcttttttcgtcgacctgcgttgtattataccgcataactttctactgaatgtacggattttgataattctttttttgttggaaaggagatatcccaagtttagtaccatgataacaaaactaggatctgatgatgggatcccagagaaatcgagggaaactctcgaaaatccgcaataactttttactgggtgtaccgattttgataatttttaatttaatcgaaagctgatgtttatcatgtggtcacatataaatttaaccgagatctgataactactttttgagtaatctttgataacgcgtagttgcttgactacttgattttttcgtcgatctacgttgtattacttgtcgatgtaattgaagtcggtttttttttcgtttgcgagcaaacacaattatttaattttattgcttgCCAGTTTTTATCGGCTTCACCTAAGGaagattttgtattaaaatatatctataggtATCTGTTAAAATTTGCGTGTGTAATCGTAATAAATCTTTAACGCTTCTCGTAATTTATCTCAACTTATATACATGAATACATGTACGCTCAATAAGCACTTTAACATAATGCGTAATATGTTTGAATACCAATTTATGGGAAAGCGAAGAGAGCATTATGTATAGAGGTATAGCCTCCTCTtcgttttatttctttctttttcgcGCGaagtaattcttttttaaatttattgtttttccattaaagttttatttgaaatcaaAGGATTAgtttaatttacgagatatAATCGtcaaatagaaatttatttaatgaaaggCAAACCCATTGAGAGCCTTTTCAGAGTAGGTTAATACATAAATTGCTATTGAATTGGTAATATTTTCTAttacgcaataaaaaaaaatctttacgaCCTATGatcgttttattaaatattgaaggtcaaaaaaaaaatatttttttattttaagaataagatTTTTCTTAAACATTTAACATAAGTAATAATGCTAACAAACTGTATCATCTTAGCGTTTCTACAAATGCATATTGTACTTTTAAAAGAGTTTTTCATATTGTACttttaaaagagtttttaataaactaaaagcttcacctgaaatttaaaactgATATTATCTTTTATCAAATCTTATGGAATATAAATTTCACTCATATATTATGGTCTCACGCGATACCGAGCTAACTTTCGTGATATAGTGTCGACAGTAACAAATGTTCTTGTTTTAGGTGTGCGCTATATCACCAAGGGAACGGATGTCAGAATCTCTCGCGCTCACATACGCTGAGGCTCCAGGACGGCCTTTGCCAGACATGATCGCTCAGCCAGGCCTGTCGTATGACGAGGTGCTTCATGACGACTTTCGATTCGATTTGAATGCTCACGACGTCATGGTCTTTCTCCACATACAGAAGACAGGTGGTACGTCGTTTGGAAGACATCTCGTGATGGATCTCGATTTAAAGGTATTTTTACTTTAgcataatatagtttttaaataaagtgattTAAAAGACACGTGATACTTGTTACTGAAATGCAGCGCAGcgaaattttttgtaattttgtaatttttttttgtaaatcggatcatatacataggggtgatttgGAATCCCCAAGAGATGTTCTAGCTCTGGACTTCCGCTTGACAGTCTTTCCTGGTACACCCTGTATATGTGCTACATCTTCTTTGCCCTGCATTTCAGATTTATCATACCTTAAAACGTATTATTATGTCTtccaacgaaaaataaaactggGGTAACTTTATAATTGCATCATCCGAAATTgtatatcatttaaatattcGTTCGAATACTGGGTACTTTCTATCGTGTTAGAATATGGATGAGTTCCGCGTAGAATTATATGGACTGTAGCCATGCCAACGTGGAGTCGGCCCCCGCAACCTATATCGTAAATacgttaataaccatgtcattcGCCTGATTGAGTGTCGCCTTGAGGGCCTATCGTATTTTACGACGTTGTCTTCCTAAAGCCAcgctaaattatttattttaaatgtcctTTTAGATTAGGTAGTTTTATATTCAAatgtattcaataataattgtgtttgctcgcaaacgaaataaaaaccgacttcaattacatcgacaagtaatacaacgtagatcgacgaaaaaatagtcaagcaactacgcgttattaaagattactcaaaaagtagttatcagatctcgataaaatttatatgtgaccacatgataaacatcagctttcgattaaactaaaaattatcgaaatcggtacacccagtaaaaagttattacggattttcgagagtttccctcgatttctctgggatttcatcatcagatcctggtttccttatcacggtactaaactagggataccccctttccaacaaaaaaagaattatcaaaatcggtacatccagtagaaagttatgcggtataatacaacgtaagtcgacgaaaaaagcgtcaagtaaaaacgcattattagatataactcgaaaagtagttgttagatctcaaataaatttaaatgggaccaattggcacacaccacctttcgattaaaacaaaatttgtcgaaatcggtctacccggtcaaaagttctgatgtaacatacataaaaaaaaaaaaaaaaaatacagtcgaattgagaacctcctccttttttggaagtcggttaaaaagggtaAGAGTATTATGACAAAACAAtatggttatttttaattttgttaactcTTAACTTGCTAATCTacgaaataaaaacgaatttatatcgaatttttcctttatccgacataaatgtatttaattaattaaaatccgCTCATGGAAAATacatctattatttttatatcatgtgAATGGAGCGCGGGGTCGTTATTCTAAACAAATGATTCATTTGATGTACGAAATGACAACGGTGTCATTATAGCTTTAAATATTCAACCTTTTTCATCAGCTATATGTCAAGTTTTTGGTGACGCTCCATCAACCGGGATATAGGGAGTTGAGCAAATAATCCTCGATCAACTTTGAATGGAATTTTCTCCATGAAAAATCTTAGAGGAACGTGGAAAACATGTGAAGAGGCAGAGCTCAGCCAACAAGCTATTAGAGCGGGCGTGTTTACGATGACGTTGCAAAAAACAAAATGGTGGAAACtttgaaagaaaatttaatgtCATGCCTTTATAAGTGCCTTAGCGAGGCaatcagttttaattttatcaagtgGGATCGTGGTTAAAAAGCAATATAATTTTACTGAGTTTTCTtggtttgattattttttaatactgaagcgtgtatagtaaaattatccCGATCCTATTAATTTAGAACTTTGTTTtacttgcaattttttttttcattataatatgtaattggttaaatttttgtttggaATGAACGTAGATACGCTATCgcttatcaaaaataaattgtatttaaaagctTATCTTAATTACTTTGTTTCCTATTTGTTATGAATACGTTTTAGAACTGATTAAGACTGCCTATGTGGcgaattttatactatttaaataaacgacTAACTAGAAGTCTTAGTGTACAGGTCAGAGATGTCAGTCAcagataatttattaatacgttTATCTTTTCATAATACTTATTAAacgttttatatttcataaagtaAAAAACTGAACTGAATTCATTTGTTTTGCTATCGAGTAATTATAAGGCGGTGCTCTGGTTTTAATTGCATTCTATGTAGTTAAGTGgcattttgtaattattatgatcgttatagtttttttgtactttcttgccgtaatatttatgatattaaggAAAAGAGGTACCTTGACGTTAGAACATGCAATATCTAAgtactttttttagaactaatatttgatataaatagttgAATGTAGTTGTAACAATAATGCACgtgtaaataattttcagtGTGTAGTTTAGAAAGCGAAATTCtgaattaaagttaattttattcatatgttTATCATTGtggaattttttaattactattaaatatttttataattctatacTTGTACGTTCCTCTATTATGCAATAACACAGCATCTGATGCGGTTTCTCTCCAATGTTCCGTGCTAAACTGACATACTCTACAAATTaccactaattttattttttaaacttatttaatgtTCCttcattataaaaagtttatttgatgtttattttgaaagttttctaATACTCTGTATCAGGTTATGGTTTCAGAAAACGTAAATACTATATTGACAGGTCACTGGACAATGTGTCGGGTCGTCtactaagaaataaaaataaaaattacatatacatacatctaAATGTTACCTAACTTACCGAGTATATAAAACAGTAAGTTACTTGTGTAGTTTCATCCCGAGTTCTAATAGAAGTATAGTTATGTTAGTAGTTTCGAAGTTCGCCAAGTTTGTTCAATTGTTTTCAACCGCGCTGTAAATATTTAACGGTATCCTAGTTTTGGCGGTTCGTGACTATTTTCTGCCTTTCAGTTTTGAAGAACCAATTTACTAATGTTTATGTATGATTAAGCATATATAGAAACCTACCAAAATTACGGGTTTGATCTTGACACACGgcatataatacataaatgacTATAATAATATACGAGTGCAATACGTATTTGACTACccctttggcgcagtttgtaatgccctgctttctactccgcgGATTGTGGGCTCGATTCCTGCCTGAATCTcggtgtaatatataataaatatggaatatatataacatatgcattaagctgcttactttaggaactgGTGACAGCATGTAaaagatattcatttattaacatttttacaaataatacataatattacagtatgtaatacattttattaaatatctgtCGTGATCTGGGATTTTttgtgtgtattgtatgtgttttcgGAGTCCAGGCGCAGAATCCTTTTCTTATTGGGTACTACACCATCTGAAAATTATTACGATACTGTTGTGgcaaatgaattatttattacattacaaaatCTGTCTAAAACGCCCATAATGAGGTCTGAATATCTACTGTTCTTGCACAATGGAAACAGGAAAGTACAAAGCTTAAACAACCATAAATTTCCCATTTATTTTAAcgtcattttaaattatgtttgtgTGTTACGTGTTTAGACcctcaaattattattatatcgtttaTTTAGGTTTTCATTTTAGATCCcgcaagaaaataaaataagtttcaaacTGATGACTCCAGTTACCGGCTTacgtgaaaataataatttatccatgttatttttatatgtccTTTATAAAGGTATATTACATTGCCCTATTTAATAgtccgttttaattttttatatcgtattttttcatgttctggcctatcattaaataaaatttattcgttAATTTGATCATGAAGGCCAAAATTGTGCTTCGTGACTTATCTTTACTAATATCTAGTGTAATTAATTCTAATAGTGGGTTAAGCTCCTTTGACGTTATGTAAAATCGACAAAATGTCAAAGTTGTGGTGCAAAATGTAAGGGTACAACccttatatataagtatataagtaaACGTTATAGTTAAAGGACCAATATtggattttatttgttacagttTCTCGTGTGCTTTTTTATAGACTTTTGATACTTTGTCATTGCTGTCTTGTTTGAGCTTTTTATAACCGTTAACAGATATGATATAAGaagaaacaaacaataatacttataaaatgcTTCTTATAACTATgttgtattaaaatgtataataacaattttttttcggaattttttattttgatattgccTACTTACTGTATGTACAGAATGCCGGATTATTATTTGACGGTAACATACATTATCCCCTCAAATTGCGGAGGTAAGTCGCAAGCTATTTGCCTCGATAGGATGACATAAACGTTGGAAAAACCTTCTTCctcttaaattaaaacaacttttCCTCGTGCTGTTTTCTTACCTATTATAGACAACGCAAGCTCCTATTACATTGATTTAATCGAAGAGAAGCTAGACAAGCTTGAGCGATTTCAAAAATCTTCATTTTGACCATGTCTCCTCCTTTCGAGCTCATCTGAAGTGACTTACAATCGAATATCGTTGAAATCGTCACGTACAATCCCTATTCCCGTAACTATCTAAAAGAGCGTTTTTGTTTTCTTGATGCAGACACTTCTAGTCAATTAGTACTTCGGTCTTGGTCTGATAATCGTCTTAAGTTGCCAACCTGTCATACTCGCAACTTAAGCAATTCTTTTACGGTAAAAGATGTCAACCTGTGGAATTCTCTGATATTTGCCATTAGTTAATCTGAACCATTAGCTAGTTTTAAAGGTCGCTTATTTAAGTATTACTTAGCAAGAGTGAAGGAACAATAATTGTTTCGATAATAGTTACTGAATATAATTTgcaattgaatatatttttagtattcatattttattttataatatccgccataacccgcatcggagcagcgtggtggattaagttctgatccttctcctacattggtaaagaggcctatgccagcagtgggatattacaggctgaagcgtagcagctattaaactgtaatatatttacatgtatttacttataatatttattcatactaTGTATTTAGTACAAAATAAGTGTTTATGTAAGGGTATGTAtactattatttagtttttactattatttggCTTCCCAACACGTAGGTCTATGTACCTAATTTTGCACTACctaactatattatttactttcacAAAGGATTTTGCGCACTTGTGAATGTTTTGTATTTTCCGTTATTAGTTATTGACTATAATGTAGTGActgcaataaagtttttatctatctatcatCATCAGCcttttacagtccactgctggactcaAACCTCCTCTAGTGTGCCCCACACTTATAgaactataattaaattttaaatacaaatgagcttaatttatattttaattattaagatttgttaaatttataattataacgaaatatcgacaaactaattaatttttaaatattaattaacgaaTATTgttaaaaggttttatttttgtacacaacaaaaactattttttatcgGTAATTTCAAAGCAACTGTGACAGCTGTGACCTGCTTCGGAATATTTGGCGCGATTTGAAATCATCATGTACGAAGGCTGTGGCGCGTCGGATGCGGCATCGCCGGCGACATTTGTACCGATTCCTAGGAAAAACGAAGATTTGAATGTTAATAAAAGTTATTCGAGCGCTAGACAcgtagagaaaaaaaaatacaatagtctttatgtaaattttattcgaCTATCAACGATCTGATGATTTTAATAACTTCTTTGAAGTAAACGTATAAAAAGttcgaacaaaaaataaatagcgTAAAGTCTAGacaactttttgtttttttttttgttatacgcaatacaaaaagaattttgTGAAGAAAAAATTGTTATGAGTATATGGTATTCAATGTTGTTAgttcaatgataaatatataaaactagctaaTCTGCGTACCGccaatttcttttttctattttcttttgATTAAGTCGTATCCTGACAATACGATAAACAAAAAAAGGGTTGTCCAAATTGAAGCAGCCGATCGAAGTTATGCGTTGTACAactgtacatacatttcagcttttaatttttacgtatatagataattttttaattaacttctcataaagataaattttaaaaacatattttcgtttaaaagtatttgaagtatattttatagttagcTTATAATTTTACGCAATAAAGttcatttatatacattttaccaGCCAGTTGACGCAGTGTGCTGTGACCATGTTTTCTGCTCCCGGGGCTGTGGATTCCAATACCACCCCAAGTCACtgtgtaatatgtatttatttgtatacgtattatttatttgtatatgtatcgaaaaaaaaaaacatagctaAATGAATCTGTTACCGATGACACAagtattaaactttttattttaggaacagacgaccgtgtgtgtatgttgtgtGCTTTATGTTACCAACAAAGGATAAATATGTTTCCGACTCCTGTATGAATATATCTCTTGTATGAATATCAACATTTTCGTATAAAACCATGTTAAGTCAGCATTGTTCCTTAACACCGTAACATCCTAGCACTTGTTAAGTCTCCATTGTTGTTCCGTGGTTCATTCTAATGTACGTTAGGTGTTAATGTTAATAGATACATGTATGCATTGGTTTTACTGGTATACTTTATGCTTAGATTAAGTTACTCGGCATGTTatgtaaatgattttttaaaactaaacattTAAATCTTAGAAGGTAGAAAGGGAAGAATGTAAGTAGAAAGTTTAAATGTAACGCTAATGCCTATCTAATGAAGTCAAATTAGCACAAATACTGCATGTATTTTAATACTGCATGTAtttcaatacaataattataaaaagcaggagaaattaaaaaaagtaacgtaaaaactctattaaaaaaatatacagattaGATCAAGTGAGAGTCATTAAATTAAGCAAAGTATACTATACTAGccgacccagcaaacgttgtttgccatatatatattattaaacccccttaataccccccccccccccccccgtaacttagaggtataaaaactagatgttggccgattctaaactacccgatatgcaccagccgtttcggaggagtttggcaacaaacaccgcgtcacgagaattttatatattagatacaaTTTATATGCTGTATATAAAAAGATCAGATAAATAGAAGTCGCAGTTTAAGTTCAGTTGTAAATCTACTTCCTGCTACTATTTGAGTCATTTTTGTATATAGCTAGAAATCTTATGTATTATATGTCCTTTAATTAAATGGGTCTCGATTGTACTTGTATCTACTTTATATGACTCGTAGGAgtcatattttgttttacattttctATAGAATAGTATCAATTTGTTTTGGAAACAATTAAGTTTTTGTTTGCATGCAGTTGCATTCCATAGTAAAGCCTAAATGAAAGTTTGCTAATGatatttgtgtgtgtatttatggtTGCTTCAAATACCATAAACCATAGTATGTGGGAGAAATTAGAGATTCCTTGCATTCTTGATGAGCTGCCGTGTGTTTTTAGTAATTATACACCGAATATAAGTTTACATTATGGTGGTGGTATTTTCGTTagtagtacatatatatatatatatatatattaatgtatataatacttatataagcAATAGTATTTTTAcgttattgaaatatatataaaaataattttaagtttattcaaTCGTCTATTTGTAGGCTTCGATATTATTAAATTCTCTAGACAAGGTCACAACAAATACGAATTCGTTATAAATtctatagtataaaaatagatatttaccTATCTTCATGTTTGATCAAGAGAAAttgttattatgaaaaatagGTACTATACGTACCTATATaaagtttgtaaatattttatcacaGTTATCTGAAATTAACACACGTGTAATTCACTATCAtacaaattttttatctttccagtttttaaaaatcgttatttgtttgttgttgttgttgtttgagTTTGGTCACGAAGTGATCATGTCACCCCTATAGGAGCAGCTCCTATATAATTAATCTCTAAAAcaatctatttataaaaaatatcgacGTCTTGATCCTATTTACACTAATTTATATAGCATTCTTGCCTCTCCGGACGTTGGAAAGGCCAGAATATTATTCCATATTCCTATGTCAAAAGAAAATACATTACTTCTGATAAGAAAATCTGCCCGTTAAAAGGAAATTATTTGCCAAGTCGAAATGTTTATATTTGCTAAATTCTCTCGAACAAAAGAGCAAGAATGTTTTCAAAATCTTTCAAAATTTCTCTTAAAATTCCTATTAaatgctgttattttaatagttgCGGTAATGCCATAGTatcttgttatatttttataccgtTTGAAACGTTTGTCCACGCCGGATTTCCGCTGCAGCGCAACGTTTTTCGCCGGATTTCGCTGGTAATTTCCGCGACCGTGCGAACTCGCTTCAGAGAAACACCGCCGCCCGCAGGGGGAAATGAAAACGCTTTGCATTTTAAATCACGTGTGTGTTATTGGATTTTCTCATTCGAACTtctttaagtaataattaatacagaACTTTGCGGAATTCCCTGCCGGTGCGGTACGAagtgaattttttatatattaaattgcatttttttctttcagaGGCCGTGCAACTGTCAGCGAGCGCGTAAACGGTGCCATTGTTTTCGACCGCACAGCAACGAAATATGGCTCTTTTCGAGATACTCCACTGGCTGGAAGTGAGTACATTTTGTCCACATATACATACTACACATGGTGACGAAATAAATTACGGATaacttaaaaaacaaatgattcTCACAGTTTTATGCGGTCACATGTTCCACGCTTCGTTTAGTAGCTGTAACTGTGACAGTTCTAATCTACACGTGTCTCAGCTTAATCACCGAACATGACGATTCGTCGGAACGGCAGCTACTAGCATTCAAAATAACATGTAATAAATTCATGTCATCGT
This is a stretch of genomic DNA from Melitaea cinxia chromosome 2, ilMelCinx1.1, whole genome shotgun sequence. It encodes these proteins:
- the LOC123663706 gene encoding heparan-sulfate 6-O-sulfotransferase 2-like; the encoded protein is MVFLHIQKTGGTSFGRHLVMDLDLKRPCNCQRARKRCHCFRPHSNEIWLFSRYSTGWKLKLAAVSNERVSASQLHHQDGY